A genomic stretch from Ureibacillus composti includes:
- the spoVT gene encoding stage V sporulation protein T — protein sequence MKATGIVRRIDDLGRVVIPKEIRRTMRIREGDPLEIYTDREGEVILKKYSPINDLSEFAKEYADSLYETIGTPALISDRDEMIAVAGLSKKEYVNRRLSVFAEDFMKQRSVVLDKNETTIEFVPGQFEQVKSYCVAPIVTNGDTIGAIYLISKVHFLSEVEQKAAETAANFFAKQMEN from the coding sequence ATGAAAGCAACAGGAATCGTACGTCGTATTGATGATTTAGGTCGCGTTGTTATTCCAAAAGAAATCCGCAGAACAATGCGTATTCGTGAAGGTGATCCGCTAGAAATTTATACAGACCGTGAAGGTGAGGTAATTCTTAAAAAATACTCACCAATTAATGATCTAAGCGAATTTGCAAAAGAGTATGCTGATTCTTTATATGAAACAATTGGAACTCCTGCACTTATAAGTGACCGTGATGAAATGATTGCGGTAGCTGGTTTATCAAAAAAGGAATACGTCAACAGACGACTTTCGGTATTCGCAGAAGATTTTATGAAACAACGTTCTGTTGTTTTAGACAAGAATGAAACAACAATTGAGTTTGTACCTGGTCAGTTTGAGCAAGTAAAGTCTTATTGTGTAGCACCAATTGTTACAAATGGTGATACAATTGGAGCAATTTACTTAATTTCTAAAGTTCATTTCTTAAGTGAAGTGGAACAAAAAGCTGCAGAGACTGCTGCAAATTTCTTTGCAAAACAAATGGAAAACTAA
- a CDS encoding polysaccharide biosynthesis protein yields the protein MSKSFGMKGYMKGALLLTLSALIVKALSAVYRVPFQNLVGDQGFYVYQQVYPFISLFVVWTSGGFAVAISKMLADADIGKKGTHHQKGFISRTIFQYLTVLSLIFFAILFFGAEWLATLMGDQELALLLRTGSFVTLFMPILSLMKGIFQSKGEMTPVAYAQVFEQAIRVSIILIGAILVMTTSKSLYLAGNMAILGTVIGEIAGVLLLIYYTKKLTAIPRLKNNHRQKKWPIIKEVTALSLSVSMSSLLLLGFQLIDSFTVYSLLLETGMDEQTAKITKGIYDRGQPLVQLGIIIASSLSLAIVPLVAHYSKKQSGRGAIPFIQLTFRSSIIFGFAAALGLVIVMPYVNEMLFETNSLSVILRIYVLQIIPLSIILTFTAILQGYGKLKIPAFTLIGVLLLKVIGNFTLIPKLSLLGVALTSNIALSLCAFLLMIYLKRVTKVRYASSDFYIKLLLASLSMIISVFVSERILIFTCEGLFSGRLKAVFFTLCLVGIGAFVFLTFVAKSRMLVEKEWFLLPFGRKMAGYQLWLNKKK from the coding sequence ATGTCGAAAAGTTTTGGAATGAAGGGATACATGAAGGGAGCACTATTGTTAACGTTGTCTGCGTTAATAGTAAAGGCGTTAAGTGCAGTGTACCGAGTGCCCTTTCAAAATTTAGTTGGGGATCAAGGTTTCTATGTCTATCAACAAGTTTATCCGTTCATATCATTGTTTGTCGTTTGGACTTCAGGTGGATTTGCTGTTGCCATTTCAAAGATGTTAGCGGATGCGGATATTGGAAAAAAAGGTACTCACCATCAAAAGGGGTTTATTTCTCGAACAATATTTCAATATCTAACAGTGTTATCGCTAATATTTTTTGCTATTTTGTTTTTTGGTGCAGAGTGGTTAGCGACTCTTATGGGAGATCAAGAATTGGCTCTACTTCTGCGGACAGGTTCCTTTGTGACTTTGTTTATGCCAATTTTAAGCCTAATGAAAGGGATTTTCCAGTCTAAAGGAGAAATGACCCCTGTTGCCTATGCACAGGTGTTCGAACAAGCAATTCGTGTTAGCATTATTTTAATTGGTGCTATATTGGTTATGACAACCTCTAAATCACTATACTTAGCCGGAAATATGGCTATATTAGGTACTGTTATAGGTGAGATAGCAGGGGTTTTACTATTAATTTATTACACAAAAAAACTAACTGCTATTCCAAGGTTGAAAAATAACCATCGTCAAAAGAAATGGCCAATTATTAAGGAAGTTACCGCTTTAAGTTTAAGCGTCAGCATGAGTAGTCTCCTATTACTAGGCTTTCAATTAATTGATTCTTTTACGGTATACTCTTTGCTGTTAGAGACGGGGATGGATGAACAGACTGCAAAGATAACAAAGGGGATTTATGACCGAGGTCAACCACTTGTTCAATTAGGAATTATTATTGCCTCATCATTATCTCTTGCTATTGTACCTTTAGTTGCACATTATTCGAAAAAACAAAGTGGTCGAGGAGCTATTCCTTTTATCCAATTAACTTTTAGAAGTTCAATTATTTTTGGGTTCGCTGCTGCTTTAGGACTTGTAATTGTCATGCCATATGTTAATGAAATGTTATTTGAAACCAATTCATTATCGGTAATTTTAAGAATTTATGTTCTGCAAATTATTCCGTTATCTATTATTTTGACCTTTACAGCCATTTTACAGGGATATGGTAAATTAAAAATACCTGCCTTTACTTTAATAGGTGTGCTTCTACTGAAGGTCATTGGGAATTTTACTTTAATTCCAAAGTTAAGTTTACTAGGAGTCGCGTTAACAAGTAATATTGCTTTATCTTTATGTGCTTTTCTTTTAATGATTTATTTAAAAAGAGTGACAAAAGTTCGCTACGCATCAAGTGATTTTTACATAAAGCTTTTACTTGCAAGCCTTTCGATGATTATTTCCGTCTTTGTAAGTGAACGAATACTGATTTTTACTTGTGAAGGTTTATTTTCTGGAAGATTGAAGGCAGTCTTTTTTACACTATGTTTAGTAGGAATAGGAGCCTTTGTATTTTTGACATTTGTCGCTAAATCCAGAATGTTAGTAGAAAAAGAATGGTTTTTATTGCCGTTTGGTCGAAAAATGGCAGGATATCAGTTGTGGTTGAATAAAAAGAAGTAG
- the mazG gene encoding nucleoside triphosphate pyrophosphohydrolase → MKQLTVIGLGAAELDQLQMGVYKKLKSVEKIYVRTVDHPVISELKQEGIRFESFDEVYEKYDTFQPVYEEITNRLIELAKVENVMYAVPGHPLVAEQTIQLLISAEREGKVNLKIEGGQSFLDPIFSALKIDPIDGFQLLDGTSFSIHDVNMRQHILIAQVYDAFSASEVKLTLMEKYRDDYPVTIVIAAGSSQESLKTVPLYELDQSVEINNLTTVYVPPVEHDEDALKDWTTFRKIIATLRGPNGCPWDQKQTHESLKKYLLEEAHELLAAIDEEDDFGIVEELGDVLLQVFLHAQIGEDEGYFNLEEVLASISEKMIRRHPHVFGDVNVEDAEEVVTNWNAIKQQEKGKEVENLLKGEYRATSTLQTSFNYQKKAASVGFDWPDADGAWGKFEEEWKEFREEVTNGSSKSRLDEFGDVLFTLVNIARFYKISPEEAMIHANEKFARRFHHVEVKVKESGKQFKEFTLEELDAFWNEAKTIEKGE, encoded by the coding sequence ATGAAGCAATTAACAGTAATCGGCTTAGGTGCTGCAGAACTTGATCAGTTACAAATGGGTGTTTATAAAAAACTAAAATCGGTAGAGAAAATCTACGTGAGAACAGTTGACCATCCGGTGATAAGTGAATTAAAGCAAGAAGGAATACGTTTTGAAAGTTTTGATGAGGTGTATGAAAAGTATGATACATTTCAACCGGTTTATGAAGAAATTACGAATCGCTTAATTGAACTTGCCAAAGTTGAAAATGTAATGTATGCCGTTCCAGGACATCCACTAGTAGCTGAACAGACAATACAATTATTAATTTCAGCTGAACGAGAGGGAAAAGTAAATTTAAAAATAGAAGGCGGACAAAGCTTTCTAGACCCAATTTTCAGTGCATTAAAAATTGACCCAATTGATGGATTTCAATTATTAGATGGAACAAGCTTTTCTATTCATGATGTAAATATGCGTCAACATATATTAATTGCTCAAGTATATGATGCATTTAGTGCCTCTGAAGTAAAGCTTACCTTAATGGAAAAATACCGTGATGATTACCCTGTTACAATTGTGATAGCTGCTGGATCATCACAAGAATCATTGAAAACAGTACCATTGTATGAACTCGATCAATCAGTAGAAATAAATAATTTAACAACAGTCTATGTACCACCTGTTGAACACGATGAAGATGCACTGAAGGATTGGACAACCTTCCGTAAGATAATAGCTACTTTAAGGGGCCCAAATGGTTGTCCTTGGGATCAAAAACAAACCCATGAAAGTTTAAAAAAGTATTTACTTGAGGAAGCCCATGAACTTTTAGCAGCTATTGATGAAGAAGATGATTTTGGAATCGTGGAAGAATTAGGAGATGTTCTTTTACAAGTGTTTTTACACGCTCAAATCGGAGAAGATGAAGGATATTTTAACTTAGAAGAAGTATTGGCTTCGATTAGTGAAAAAATGATTCGTCGTCATCCGCATGTTTTTGGAGACGTAAATGTAGAAGATGCTGAAGAAGTTGTTACAAATTGGAATGCCATTAAACAACAAGAAAAGGGCAAAGAAGTAGAGAATCTATTGAAAGGTGAATATAGAGCTACTTCAACTCTTCAAACATCCTTTAACTATCAGAAAAAAGCTGCATCTGTTGGTTTTGATTGGCCTGATGCTGATGGAGCTTGGGGTAAATTTGAAGAGGAGTGGAAAGAGTTCCGAGAAGAAGTAACAAATGGGTCATCAAAATCACGTTTAGATGAATTTGGTGATGTGTTATTTACTCTTGTAAATATAGCACGCTTCTATAAAATTTCGCCTGAAGAAGCAATGATTCATGCAAATGAAAAATTTGCTCGCCGTTTCCATCACGTTGAAGTGAAAGTAAAAGAGAGTGGAAAACAATTTAAAGAATTTACACTTGAGGAATTAGATGCTTTTTGGAATGAAGCAAAAACTATAGAAAAAGGGGAATAG
- a CDS encoding RNA-binding S4 domain-containing protein, translating to MRLDKFLKVSRLIKRRTLAKEVAVQGRININGKVAKASSTVKVGDELSIRFGQKIVTARVEDLRENVRKEEASKMFTILKEEKLDKVEPEFVDDEE from the coding sequence TTGCGTTTAGATAAATTTTTAAAAGTTTCTCGATTAATTAAACGACGTACGTTAGCAAAGGAAGTGGCAGTTCAAGGTCGAATTAATATTAATGGGAAAGTTGCAAAAGCGAGTAGTACTGTAAAAGTTGGAGATGAATTATCCATTCGCTTTGGACAAAAGATAGTTACGGCACGTGTAGAAGATTTAAGAGAAAATGTACGTAAAGAAGAAGCATCAAAAATGTTTACGATTCTAAAAGAAGAAAAGCTTGATAAGGTTGAACCTGAGTTCGTTGATGATGAAGAATAG
- the yabP gene encoding sporulation protein YabP — MTLHQESNRYTITSGDHLVTVRNRKRMDMTSVKEIERFDQEEFYVRTAQGHLLIRGDELRIVHLDVDKGLLTLEGNVKMLQYDDEENGSSKGLLHKLFG, encoded by the coding sequence ATGACACTACACCAAGAAAGTAATCGTTATACAATTACGTCTGGAGATCATCTTGTCACAGTAAGAAATAGAAAAAGAATGGACATGACTTCTGTTAAAGAGATTGAACGTTTTGATCAAGAGGAATTTTATGTGAGAACTGCTCAAGGTCATTTATTAATTCGCGGAGACGAGTTGCGTATTGTACACTTAGACGTCGATAAAGGATTGTTAACATTAGAAGGTAATGTAAAAATGTTACAATACGACGATGAAGAAAATGGGTCATCAAAAGGCTTACTCCATAAATTGTTTGGATGA
- the yabQ gene encoding spore cortex biosynthesis protein YabQ, whose protein sequence is MTVSEQLVSIIIMIASGIVVGAVIDCIRSMLLLMSPKSFLRKITYGIELSVWALLGAITFYILFTVKGGEWRLVDPLAQISGIFLYEAVFQRIFRFLGRLFVILIIKPIVFIINLILTIIKTILKLIIRIILILLTPFIKLYKRFLPKIHGKFRTSIFKKR, encoded by the coding sequence ATGACCGTTAGTGAGCAATTAGTTAGTATCATAATTATGATTGCTAGTGGCATAGTTGTAGGTGCAGTGATTGATTGTATAAGATCTATGCTGCTCCTTATGTCACCAAAATCATTTTTACGAAAAATTACGTACGGTATAGAGCTTTCAGTTTGGGCTTTATTAGGTGCGATAACATTTTACATTTTATTTACGGTTAAGGGTGGAGAATGGCGGTTAGTTGACCCATTAGCGCAAATCTCTGGAATCTTTTTATATGAGGCGGTTTTCCAGCGTATCTTCCGTTTCCTAGGACGTTTATTTGTCATTCTAATTATTAAACCAATCGTTTTTATAATTAATTTAATACTAACAATTATTAAAACTATTCTTAAATTAATAATTCGTATTATTTTAATTCTATTAACACCCTTTATTAAACTATATAAGAGGTTTTTACCAAAAATTCATGGAAAATTTAGGACAAGCATCTTTAAAAAACGATAA
- a CDS encoding septum formation initiator family protein, giving the protein MAKRREQVETKHNTVKTLQNDYVRTTDSQSKMLQKQKVLFRRRMLVFTIFASAILVFLISTIVKQNDRLVDKQKEKEEVIAQLEEVKEQQDKLNLQITKLEDDEYLAKLARKEYFLSDDGEIIFTIPEEGNKDQKKQKDKE; this is encoded by the coding sequence ATGGCTAAGCGTCGTGAACAGGTCGAGACAAAACACAATACTGTTAAAACGCTTCAAAATGACTATGTTCGTACTACTGATAGTCAGTCAAAAATGTTGCAAAAACAAAAAGTACTATTTCGAAGACGGATGCTTGTATTCACTATTTTTGCTTCAGCCATTTTAGTCTTTTTAATAAGTACTATTGTGAAACAAAATGACAGACTAGTAGATAAGCAAAAAGAAAAAGAAGAAGTCATAGCTCAGCTTGAAGAAGTAAAAGAGCAGCAAGACAAGCTTAATTTACAGATTACGAAGCTTGAAGACGATGAATACCTTGCGAAATTAGCAAGAAAAGAGTATTTCCTTTCTGACGATGGTGAAATCATTTTCACGATTCCAGAAGAGGGGAACAAAGATCAAAAAAAACAAAAAGATAAGGAATAG
- a CDS encoding S1 domain-containing RNA-binding protein, which produces MSIEVGSKVQGKVTGITNFGAFVELPDGKTGLVHISEVADNYVKDINDHLKVGDMVEVKVMNVEADGKIGLSIRKAKPQPERPERPERPHRPRRDNQRSNDRNGGQPKENFEQKMARFLKDSDERLASLKRATESKRGGRGARRG; this is translated from the coding sequence ATGTCAATTGAAGTAGGCAGCAAAGTACAAGGTAAAGTAACAGGAATCACTAATTTCGGAGCATTCGTTGAGCTGCCAGACGGCAAAACGGGTCTTGTTCACATTAGTGAAGTAGCAGATAACTATGTGAAGGACATTAATGACCATCTTAAAGTTGGCGATATGGTCGAAGTGAAAGTGATGAATGTTGAGGCAGATGGTAAGATTGGTTTATCAATCCGTAAAGCAAAACCTCAACCAGAAAGACCGGAGAGACCTGAACGTCCTCACCGTCCGCGTCGTGATAATCAACGATCAAACGACCGAAATGGAGGTCAACCAAAAGAGAATTTCGAACAAAAGATGGCACGCTTCTTGAAAGATAGTGATGAACGCCTTGCGTCATTAAAACGCGCAACTGAATCTAAACGCGGCGGCCGTGGAGCTAGAAGAGGATAG
- a CDS encoding SpoIIE family protein phosphatase — protein MANIETLKEKSTWQGIVARFTIKKTNFLIHLFFLSLAIFLSQAVMFDAAVPFLLPLWAIVCQRYENEKWAVFIGGFIGAITLGVGQALILCLQLMLYELIVRFRYWKLPISVSVALAAFIGQFAWQTIASSGMPPVIVQLYVYYEVILAFFMTIFVQLFFVQPHRFWAEGWSYERVGAGLVILAMALTGMQSITVSYFALFPFVLHLAICIAARAGGVPIAAMVATIVGCLVGVSELSFTGFIAVYALTGVVAGLFNGLGRIGVALGSLVPSVFFFFYDATLPLDTVYFVSIAISGIVFLALPQTIFTFLNNAIHPKRDEVLIQRQQWVTEHTTEKLETFQHFVLFMKELVFDRFTSTEAVDEVRKVEPCATCMSCFRYDRCWGEDANNGMEILIEDWFVAKNGFSKTEQNIAEDRIRLKCVKTTKLLEELDYQLYNDKMNGQFYHGKKMIALQLRDLSNHLNKLMKDMKEETLSFKTIEEELYEQFRIAQVQCFQIDVLSNTMGEREVICSIAKKQNTVEEQNLLCERIILPILFDVFSEPFEVEKITELKKPFAHIQIRFRSAVRYQLEYDIYSRAKNSAWVSGDSHAIFHIHPGLVAVMLSDGMGSSKEAQRESRRLVRLMRECLSYNMNPETAMHTLHYVMSLNREVDMYATIDFALVDLQKGELWSWKAGSMSTYILRGEKLLKVDGASAPVGFMPVFSIETERVNLLADDYILMVSDGLFSSAYEWDEQEQYFVQLMKSGIKNGIPIEVMLYDVMDTFQSRYEVEDDCTVIAFTVSHVVPQWAVVKPKSKSIS, from the coding sequence ATGGCTAATATAGAAACGTTAAAGGAGAAGTCGACGTGGCAAGGAATAGTCGCTCGGTTTACTATAAAAAAGACTAATTTCTTAATTCACCTCTTCTTTTTATCTCTAGCTATATTTCTATCACAGGCAGTCATGTTTGATGCTGCCGTTCCGTTTCTATTACCACTATGGGCAATTGTTTGCCAACGTTATGAAAATGAGAAATGGGCAGTATTTATTGGAGGATTCATAGGAGCAATAACCTTAGGTGTAGGACAAGCGTTAATACTCTGCTTACAGCTAATGCTCTATGAATTAATTGTCCGTTTTCGTTATTGGAAACTGCCAATCAGTGTATCAGTTGCACTAGCTGCTTTTATTGGTCAATTTGCTTGGCAAACAATCGCGAGTAGTGGTATGCCACCGGTAATTGTCCAATTATACGTTTATTATGAGGTCATCTTAGCATTCTTCATGACGATCTTTGTTCAATTATTCTTCGTTCAACCACATCGTTTTTGGGCAGAAGGTTGGAGTTATGAACGGGTAGGAGCAGGTCTTGTTATTCTTGCAATGGCTTTAACAGGAATGCAATCTATTACAGTTTCATACTTCGCATTGTTTCCTTTTGTTCTCCATTTAGCTATTTGTATAGCTGCAAGGGCAGGTGGAGTTCCAATTGCAGCCATGGTCGCAACAATAGTTGGTTGTTTGGTTGGAGTCTCTGAGCTTTCATTCACAGGGTTTATTGCTGTTTATGCACTGACAGGTGTTGTGGCAGGTTTATTTAATGGCTTAGGTCGAATAGGGGTTGCTCTAGGAAGTTTAGTACCAAGCGTGTTTTTCTTCTTCTATGATGCAACACTTCCCCTTGATACAGTTTACTTCGTTTCCATTGCCATTTCAGGGATTGTGTTTTTGGCATTACCTCAAACCATCTTTACCTTTTTAAACAATGCCATTCATCCGAAACGCGATGAAGTACTTATACAGCGTCAACAATGGGTAACGGAACACACGACTGAAAAGCTGGAGACGTTTCAGCACTTTGTCCTATTCATGAAAGAACTAGTATTCGATCGTTTTACTTCGACAGAAGCTGTAGATGAAGTTCGAAAAGTAGAACCGTGTGCAACATGTATGAGTTGCTTCCGTTATGATCGTTGCTGGGGAGAAGATGCCAACAACGGTATGGAAATACTAATTGAAGATTGGTTTGTTGCTAAAAATGGCTTTAGTAAAACTGAGCAGAATATAGCAGAAGATCGAATTCGTTTAAAATGTGTAAAAACGACAAAGCTTTTAGAAGAGCTTGATTATCAATTATATAACGATAAAATGAACGGGCAATTCTATCACGGGAAAAAAATGATTGCATTGCAGCTAAGAGATTTAAGTAATCACTTAAACAAGTTAATGAAAGATATGAAGGAGGAAACATTATCATTTAAAACAATCGAGGAAGAATTATATGAGCAATTTCGGATTGCACAAGTACAATGTTTTCAAATTGATGTGCTGAGCAATACAATGGGGGAACGTGAGGTAATTTGTTCTATTGCTAAAAAGCAAAACACGGTGGAAGAACAGAATTTACTATGTGAACGAATTATATTACCTATCCTTTTTGATGTATTTTCTGAACCATTTGAAGTTGAAAAAATTACGGAGCTAAAAAAGCCATTTGCCCATATTCAAATTCGTTTCCGTTCTGCAGTTCGATACCAATTAGAGTATGATATATATAGCAGAGCCAAGAATTCCGCATGGGTCTCAGGTGATTCACATGCAATTTTCCATATTCATCCTGGCCTTGTTGCTGTAATGCTCTCTGATGGAATGGGATCTAGTAAAGAGGCACAACGAGAAAGTCGGCGCTTAGTACGCTTAATGAGAGAATGTTTAAGTTATAATATGAATCCTGAAACGGCAATGCACACTTTACATTATGTCATGTCATTAAATCGTGAAGTTGATATGTATGCAACAATAGACTTTGCATTAGTGGACTTACAAAAAGGTGAGTTATGGTCGTGGAAGGCAGGAAGTATGTCTACTTATATTTTACGAGGAGAAAAACTTTTAAAAGTTGATGGTGCTTCTGCTCCAGTTGGATTTATGCCAGTATTTTCAATCGAAACAGAACGAGTGAATCTATTAGCTGATGATTATATTCTTATGGTTTCAGATGGATTATTCTCCAGTGCCTATGAATGGGATGAGCAGGAACAATATTTTGTTCAATTAATGAAATCAGGCATTAAAAATGGCATTCCAATTGAAGTTATGTTATATGACGTAATGGATACATTCCAAAGTCGTTATGAAGTAGAAGATGATTGTACAGTAATTGCTTTTACAGTGTCGCATGTCGTTCCGCAGTGGGCAGTAGTTAAACCGAAAAGTAAAAGTATTTCATGA
- the tilS gene encoding tRNA lysidine(34) synthetase TilS has protein sequence MVSFERKVENYITEHQLIEHGDRLLIACSGGIDSMGLLHFFLKFQQRYKIEIFVSHVDHMLRGETSAQDRVFVEEFCKKHNIPVFSTAIPIPKILEEEGGNSQAVCRRERYGFFAEVMENKQINKLVTAHHADDQLESVLMSITRAGSIKGMKAKREFSFGSIIRPFFGVTKSEVWEYLEGVKGTYREDASNAKDDYTRNRFRHHIVPLLKEENNNIALNAVQLVENTQQDDEFLFHLAKERFSQIVNKEEELSFSFSINTLQKEPVALQRRIILILLNYLYSNTNISQSHTMGNAILQLCNTQEGSAMIHLPEQIVAKRHYSKVTLFKERNVTSKISTLSLNLNKWNELQSGIHLYIGNASYVVNTHFDNVDAYYFDSTTVRPPFFVRTRKEGDRIALKGMTEEKRLSRLFIDEKVPLDQRDQWPLLVNSNDEVIAVLGIRFNNKFSKKLRSNDDMIVLIGRNN, from the coding sequence ATGGTATCATTTGAAAGGAAAGTAGAGAACTATATAACAGAGCATCAATTAATTGAACACGGGGACCGTCTTCTTATTGCATGTTCTGGTGGGATTGATTCAATGGGGTTACTACATTTTTTTCTAAAATTTCAACAACGATATAAAATTGAGATATTTGTTTCCCATGTTGACCATATGCTAAGAGGAGAAACTTCTGCTCAAGATCGTGTATTCGTGGAGGAGTTTTGTAAGAAGCATAATATCCCTGTATTTAGTACAGCAATTCCAATTCCTAAAATACTGGAGGAAGAGGGGGGAAACTCACAAGCAGTTTGCCGAAGGGAAAGGTATGGCTTTTTTGCAGAAGTAATGGAAAATAAACAAATCAATAAACTGGTTACTGCACATCATGCAGATGACCAATTGGAATCAGTACTTATGTCTATAACAAGAGCTGGGTCCATCAAAGGAATGAAAGCTAAACGTGAATTTTCCTTTGGATCAATAATTAGGCCATTTTTCGGGGTTACAAAGTCGGAGGTTTGGGAATATTTAGAAGGGGTAAAAGGCACATATAGAGAAGATGCAAGTAATGCGAAAGATGACTATACGCGTAATCGATTTAGACACCATATTGTACCCTTACTGAAGGAGGAAAATAATAACATAGCACTGAATGCAGTACAATTAGTGGAAAATACACAACAAGATGATGAGTTTTTATTTCATCTTGCAAAGGAGAGATTTTCGCAAATAGTAAATAAAGAAGAGGAGCTCAGTTTTTCATTTTCGATTAATACCCTTCAAAAAGAACCTGTTGCTTTACAAAGAAGAATCATTTTAATACTATTAAACTATCTATACAGCAATACTAATATTTCCCAAAGTCACACGATGGGTAATGCAATTTTGCAACTGTGCAACACGCAAGAAGGAAGTGCAATGATTCACTTACCAGAACAGATTGTGGCTAAGAGACACTATAGTAAAGTGACTCTTTTTAAAGAAAGAAATGTAACAAGCAAAATTTCCACTTTATCACTAAATTTAAATAAGTGGAATGAACTGCAATCTGGCATTCATTTATACATAGGTAATGCCTCTTATGTAGTGAACACACATTTCGATAATGTTGATGCGTATTACTTCGATTCAACTACAGTTAGACCCCCGTTTTTTGTTAGAACTCGCAAAGAAGGAGATCGTATAGCACTTAAAGGAATGACAGAGGAAAAACGTCTTTCCCGTCTATTTATAGATGAAAAAGTACCTTTAGATCAACGCGATCAGTGGCCTCTTTTAGTTAATTCAAATGACGAGGTAATTGCAGTACTAGGTATTCGCTTTAACAATAAATTTTCTAAGAAATTGCGTTCTAATGATGATATGATAGTACTAATTGGGAGAAACAATTAA
- the hpt gene encoding hypoxanthine phosphoribosyltransferase codes for MIQKDIEKVLLTEEQIQERIAELGEQLTEEYKDKFPLAIGVLKGAIPFMTDLMKRFDSYIEIDFMDVSSYGNATVSSGEVKILKDLNTSVEGRDVIIIEDIIDSGLTLSYLVDLFKYRKAKSIKIVTLLDKPSGRKVKLDADIVGFEVPDGFVVGYGLDYAEKYRNLPYIGILKREVYSF; via the coding sequence ATGATTCAAAAAGATATTGAGAAAGTATTACTAACAGAAGAACAAATTCAAGAAAGAATTGCAGAACTAGGTGAACAATTAACAGAGGAATACAAAGATAAATTTCCACTAGCAATTGGGGTTTTAAAAGGTGCAATTCCATTTATGACAGACTTAATGAAACGTTTTGATTCATATATTGAAATCGATTTTATGGACGTTTCTAGTTATGGAAACGCAACAGTTTCTTCAGGAGAAGTTAAGATTTTAAAAGACTTAAACACAAGTGTTGAAGGACGAGATGTCATCATTATCGAGGATATTATTGATAGTGGTTTAACTTTAAGTTATTTAGTAGATCTCTTCAAATATCGCAAAGCGAAATCGATTAAAATCGTAACGCTTTTAGATAAACCATCTGGAAGAAAAGTAAAATTAGATGCTGATATCGTAGGTTTTGAAGTACCAGATGGCTTTGTAGTTGGATACGGTTTAGATTACGCAGAAAAATATAGAAACTTACCTTACATTGGGATTTTAAAACGTGAAGTATATTCATTTTAG